The genomic DNA GGCGATCCTCGACACTTTGCTGGTCAACCGCTGCAGCGGACTGGCGAGGAAATAGATGCTGGCGACGCCGACGGCCAGCGTCGAAGAAACCATCACGGCGGCGGCGAGTATCCAAATCGCACGCATCGAATCGCGGCGGGCTTGGGTTAATTGATCCATCGTCTGCACAAACTCCAACCCCCCTGGCCGCGGTTGGTCGGTTTCGACCGGAATGTAGCTGAACAGCTGCAACTGACCTTCGGCATCCCGGATCGGAACACTTTGCAGTTGCTGGCGGCGAAGCGATTGAATCTCGACGGCCACCCGCGGACCACCGCGATGGGACTGTTCGTCGAACCACACCCACCGCGAATGGAGCTCGATCGCAACCGGCGCAATGCCGGACATCTCGGTGCAGATCTTATGACGTTCCGACGCCGGACGAGCCGCGAGCGTGCCGGTCGCTTGGTCGGCGAAGCGTCCGGCCACTTCCTCGGCGCGCGCCAAGAAGACCGCTTCCTGCTGCTGCAGCAGAAACCACGACAGCATCCAGGTCACCGTCGCGATCACCGACAGCGAGACCAACATCATTTTGAACGCAATTTTCATGCAGTGGTGTACCAGTGGGATCTGTGTGAACGCATGAAGAAGATCCGGCAAAATCTGAAAGTGACGTGCCGCAGTTTAAAAAATAAGCCATAAATTGGAGGTCGCCAAACCCGTCGCGAAGCGTGCTTGCGTCAGCCGTCCCCCCAAGCCGCGCGGCGGAGATCGCTGGCTCGGGGAATCGGATGCCATCGCTGCAGGGGCAACGGCATCGATGTCGAGGAACCGAGGTCGCCAGGGCGTCCATCGACAAACCTTTGCCCGCGGTTTGGCTAAGTCCTATGATAAGACGCATCGCCTTGGCAAAACCAGCGGCGCTGGAGGCGGTTGACGACGCAAGGCACTCTGGATGCCCCCCTGAACCTCGCAATCGGAGCAGCTTCGCGGACCGCCATCGCAGCCCTGGGATCGAGTCATTGACGGGGCTCGGGGCTGTACAAGTGCCGCAAAACGAGGTATATTAGAGATCGGTTGGGTCGTGAAATGCTTGGCTAATGAAAGCAAATTTCGATCGTCAATCTGCTTCATATCCCAACGTCGGTGGCCAGTGTTTATCGTGCAATGAACGCTGGTGTTTTTTTGTATTTGTGTTGGTTGTCTAACCAAGGGCTCGGTCGTCGAGCGCTGGATGTTGGACGACTGGCCGAAGAGTTCGCGTCCGAGGAGACGATTGGTGGGTAAGAAACTGTACTGCGGGAACTTGGTCTTTGGTGCGACGAGTTCCGACTTGGAGCAGTTGTTTGGGCAGTTTGGTGTCGTCGCGAGTGCGCAGGTGATCAGCGATCGCGAGACCGGACGCAGCAAGGGGTTTGGGTTCGTCGAAATGTCCAGCGACGAAGAAGCCGCGGCGGCAATCGATGGACTCAATGAACAGGACTACGACGGCCGTGCCTTGGTCGTGAACGAAGCCCGCCCACGCGAAGATCGTGGTGGTGGCGGTGGTTATCGTGGCGGCGGCGGCGGGCGCTACTAAGGATTACAATTTAAGTTCCAGCCGAACATTCGTATTTTAGATTGACTAGGGAAGGTCAGGATTTTCAGCAACCGTTTGTGGGGCGTGTTTACGTCTCAACAATCGCCAACTACACAACGGAGATTTGCATGCCTGTCGTTCGAGAACAAACTTTTACGAAGTCGGAACAGAGTGTCTTGAAAACGTTTCGTGAGTTTCTGATGAGCCCAGGCCAAATGCTGTGCTTTTACGGACCGGAACTGGAAAGGTACCGCAACGCGTTGAAGGGACTGACCGAACGCGGGCTGTTGGTCAAAGAGCGGTTCAAGGGAGCTTACTCTCTGACTCGCGAAGGCTTTGCGGCAATGCGATCGGTGCATCCGCATCTGGCTTAGATCGAAGCGGGCAAGACGATCGCTTGCTTTTGGGCAAGAGGAAAGTCCGGGCTCCGCAGGACAGGGTGGTCGGTAACGCCGACCGGTCGTGAGATTAGGGAAAGTGCAGCAGAGAACAGACCGCCGAACGGCCTCTCCCTCGTGGAGAGGTGCGTGGTAAGGGTGAAACGGTGAGGTAAGAGCTCACCAGCGTCGAAGGTGACTTCGGCGGCTTGGTAAACCCCACCCGGAGCAAGACCAAACAGGAAGCCGTTCGGAGTAGGTTGGTGCCGCGAGGTGCAAACAGACGCCGGCGCGATGCGGTTCGCATCGCTGTGACTTCCGGGTAGGTTGCTCGAGACGGTGAGCAATTTCCGTCCTAGATAAATGATCGTCCAACGCTACGGCGTTGCACAGAACCCGGCTTATGCGCCTGCTTCGATCTTTTTTTCTCCCGCGGCGGCCGACTTGTCATCGCCCGCTTCAGGGACGTCCGCCGTGCTTGGGCGGACTGCTCGTCCCCCAGACCGTTGTCGCGGTTTCCATCTGCAAGGACCGCTTTGGCGTTGCTGAGCGTTCGCGAGGGGGCGATTGAGACGGTCGGAATTGTTAAGATTTGACTTGTCGGTGAAAAACGCCAGGCATTCGCAAGTTGCCCCCTTGGTTGTCCAGCCATGGGCGAATTATCGTTAACGGTTTGTGAGACTTTGCCATCGGATCGCATCCATTCTGAAGCGTTCCGTACTTCCGCACCGGACCCGCCGTTTATGAATCGCCGCACTGCATCGGTTACTTTGACGCTCTTCTCGTTTCTTTCACTCGGCCTCTGTGGGGCCGCTGACCCCGTTCGCCAAATGCAAGCCGACGCCATGGCGAAGGGCTCCGCCACTTGGGGCTACTGGGGCACCGATCCCAGCGAATACTCCACCTGGACCAGCCACTCCAATCGCTTGATTCCGATTTACACTTTCGGGCTCGACATGCAGTCGTTGCGAAGCGAGGGAAGCGTTTACAGCAATGCCGAAGCGCTGACCCAGTTGTACGGTCAGGTGCCGAACGGTTCGTTGCAACCGGAGGCCGAATACTTCGATCAGACGGACATCTATCGACTGCAAAAAATGGCTGTCGAAGCTGGGAAGAAGAAGATCATCTTGATGGTTTTTGATGGCATGGATTGGGAAACAACGCAGGCTGCGGCGATCTACAAGCAGCAGCGATTGACGCACGAAACGGGACGCGGCACGGGGTTGAAGTTCCTCGATTATCGCACGGCCGTAGCCGATTACGGCTATTGTGTCACCAGCGCCCATCACAGTGACGCGACGTTTGACGTCTCCGCGCAATTGGTGATCAATGGCGAAGAGGGGAGTGCTGGCGGGTATGATCCGTTGCGCGGTGGCAAGGCGCCTTGGGACAAGGCCAAGTCGCGCGACTATCTGATTGGTAAAGATCGCCAGCAGCCCGATTGTGTGACCGATTCGGCTTCGTCGGCAACGTCGATGGTCTGTGGTGTCAAAACGTACAACGCGGCGATCAACGTGTCGGTCGATGGGAAACAGCTCGAACCGATTGGCCGGTGGTTGCAACGTGAACACGGTTTCCGTGTGGGGATTGTCACCAGTGTTCCGATCAGTCACGCGACGCCAGCCGCTGCGTACGCAAACAATGTCAGCCGGAACGACTACCAGGACTTAACGCGAGATCTGCTGGGGCTGCCATCGTGCAGCCATCGGATGCCGTTGTCGGGAGCCGACGTCGTGATCGGTGCCGGCTGGGGTGTCTATAAAGATCAAGATTCAGGGCAGGGGCAGAATTTTGCTCCTGGCAATACCTACGCCGATCTTGAAGATTTGCGTCGCAGCGACCTGGACCAGGGGGGGCGTTACGTTGTCGCGCAGCGGACTCCTGGAGAAAACGGGGCAAGTTTGCTTTCTGCGGCAGCTCGACGCGCGATCGCTGAAAACGGCCGCCTACTCGGTTTCTTCGGGACCGATCAAGCGCATCTGCCTTTCCGCACTGCCGATGGACGTTACGACCCAGCGGCAGATGTCAAAGGAACGGAGGTTTACGAACCGGCCGATATCAACGAAAATCCAACCCTCGCCCAGATGACTGAAGCGGCGCTGCAGGTTCTGGAATCCAGCGAGCAGGGTTTTTGGTTGATGATCGAAGCGGGGGACGTCGACTGGGCCAACCACGCCAACAATATCGACAGCTCGATTGGCGCGGTTCTTAGCGGCGAAGAAGCGTTTCAGAAGACGGTCGATTGGATCGATGGTCACGATGCTTGGGAAGAGACGGCTTTGATCGTGACGTCGGATCACGGGCACCACTTTGTGCTTCGTGAGCCCGAGGCGTTGATCCAGAAAAAACAATAACCGGCGCCGGCCGCGAGCTTGGCTGCCGGACGGACGAACAAGGAATTTGAGCCCCATGCCAGCTGCCACCGACGTCCGTTATCTGGTTTTTGATGTAGAAAGTGTCGCCGACGGGGACCTGATCGCTCGGGTCCGCTACAAGAGCGACACGATGCAGGCGGGGGCGGCGATCGAGGAATTCCGCAGCGATCTGGTCAACGAGGGTGGCAAGGATTTTATCCCTTACACTTTTCAAATTCCCGTGGCCGTGGTGATCGCCAAGGTGTCGGCGGATCTGGAGCTGTTGGATCTGGTGTCGTTGGACGAACCGCTGCATCGTCCTCACGTGATCACCCAGCACTTCTGGCGCGGCTGGCAGGCTTACAAGCAACCGACCTGGGTCACGTTCAATGGTCGCGGCTTTGACATCCCTTTGATGGAATTGGCCGCCTTCCGGCACGGCATCCAATTGCCTGAGTGGTTCAATATGTCGGCGCGGACCTACGACCAGAACCGCAATCGATACAACATGAAATCGCACATCGACCTGCACGAAGTGTTGACCAATTTCGGTTCGACTTGGTTCCGTGGCGGACTGAATCTCGCCGCCAATTTAGTCGGCAAGCCGGGCAAGATGATGGTCGAAGGGAACATGGTCCAAGGGCTCTACGAAAAGGGCGAACTGCAAACGATCAGCGATTATTGTCGTTGCGACGTGCTGGATACCTATTTTGTATTCCTGCGATATCACGTGATCAGCGGACGGATCGACGTCACCCGCGAGCAGGAATTGGTTGCCAAGGCGAAGCAGTTCATCGAGGAACGGGCGGCGGATTGTCAGGCCTACAAAGACTATCTGGAAGGCTGGGGCGAGTGGGAAAACCCTTGGACCGCGGGAACCTAATCGACGTCGATAACGCATCGCGGGAAAAATCGTTGCGATCCCAACGGCTCGCTGGCGATCGTCTAAAACGCTGCCGGACTGGGCCCAGCCCGGCTTGACAAAAAGCGACTTCCCGCCGACGATATGGACCACACGGGCTGTAGCGCAGTTGGTAGCGCGCTTGACTGGGGGTCAAGAGGTCGCAGGTTCAAATCCTGTCAGCCCGATTCGTTTTTCTTTCTATCAATCGTTGCTCAAAACGATTCCATGTTGTGCGTTCGCGTGGATTGGTCGAAAGCGGTTTCCTTGTTCGATACCGTTTTGGGCATCGAAGTTCGCTCACGACAAAAGCTGGCATCGGCAAGTTTGCTTCCCCGATATTCGTCGTATCGCCCCTTGGCGTGCTTTCTTTCCAGCGGTCTTGTTTGTCGCTCTATCTCAGACGCGGTGGTAACCCGAAATTCTGGTGTTTGACGCGCCGACGGCGCGTTTGCCGCGCATTTCCATACGGCCGTTATCCGTCTTTTCGATTCCTTCTATCGGCTGCGTTTGCACGTGGGGATTTCGCGATGGTACGAGGCGGAAGTTCGTGTGCTCCGCAGATGAATGCAGGACGCTCGATGCTCCCATCGCAGATCGTATGAGGCGAACATAACATTGTCATGGATCGGCACGATTTCAGGACGCGTTCGTTCCCGTGACAATTTCCCTGGCACCTTTACATTCCTAGATGCGGAATACACGGAAACCAGCTCGTCCCGTAAAAAGTCTTGGGCAGGTCGGCGAATCCAACAGGCAACCAGTCGCAAAATTGCGAACGAAGACGTCCGGTGCGCGGCGGTCTTTTTGTCACCGGCGAACGCCTAGCTCCAACGGATTTCAACCTCTGGAAAACAGGACTTCGGCGTCGCCACCGCCACGCGACGCCGGTTGGGCGTTGTTCGACGGAGGCATTCCATCGTAATTGTTTTCACGTCAAGGTGTGCCGGTTAGACTAAGAGATTCAACGCCCCCTCCAGCCTTCCTCGATCCCTCCAAGAGTTCCCCTCCTCATGACAAATCAAACGCTCCCTCGTCGTCAATTTCTCGCTCAGCAAGCATCGCTTGC from Rosistilla carotiformis includes the following:
- a CDS encoding RNA recognition motif domain-containing protein; amino-acid sequence: MGKKLYCGNLVFGATSSDLEQLFGQFGVVASAQVISDRETGRSKGFGFVEMSSDEEAAAAIDGLNEQDYDGRALVVNEARPREDRGGGGGYRGGGGGRY
- a CDS encoding alkaline phosphatase; this translates as MNRRTASVTLTLFSFLSLGLCGAADPVRQMQADAMAKGSATWGYWGTDPSEYSTWTSHSNRLIPIYTFGLDMQSLRSEGSVYSNAEALTQLYGQVPNGSLQPEAEYFDQTDIYRLQKMAVEAGKKKIILMVFDGMDWETTQAAAIYKQQRLTHETGRGTGLKFLDYRTAVADYGYCVTSAHHSDATFDVSAQLVINGEEGSAGGYDPLRGGKAPWDKAKSRDYLIGKDRQQPDCVTDSASSATSMVCGVKTYNAAINVSVDGKQLEPIGRWLQREHGFRVGIVTSVPISHATPAAAYANNVSRNDYQDLTRDLLGLPSCSHRMPLSGADVVIGAGWGVYKDQDSGQGQNFAPGNTYADLEDLRRSDLDQGGRYVVAQRTPGENGASLLSAAARRAIAENGRLLGFFGTDQAHLPFRTADGRYDPAADVKGTEVYEPADINENPTLAQMTEAALQVLESSEQGFWLMIEAGDVDWANHANNIDSSIGAVLSGEEAFQKTVDWIDGHDAWEETALIVTSDHGHHFVLREPEALIQKKQ
- a CDS encoding 3'-5' exonuclease; translated protein: MPAATDVRYLVFDVESVADGDLIARVRYKSDTMQAGAAIEEFRSDLVNEGGKDFIPYTFQIPVAVVIAKVSADLELLDLVSLDEPLHRPHVITQHFWRGWQAYKQPTWVTFNGRGFDIPLMELAAFRHGIQLPEWFNMSARTYDQNRNRYNMKSHIDLHEVLTNFGSTWFRGGLNLAANLVGKPGKMMVEGNMVQGLYEKGELQTISDYCRCDVLDTYFVFLRYHVISGRIDVTREQELVAKAKQFIEERAADCQAYKDYLEGWGEWENPWTAGT